TGGTTTTCGGTCACGTGCTGGGCGGCGTGGCGCATCAACTCTTCGCGGGTCAGGTGCAGCAGCTTGGGTTCGGCCTTTTCCGCCTCCTTGCGCCAGGCTTCGAAGCTGGCGGCGTCCACCACTTCCGCCGGCACGCGCTCGCTGTAGAAGGCGTACAACGCTTCCTCGTCCACCAGCACGTCCTGGCGGCGCGCCTTGTGCTCCAGTTGCTCCACCTCGCGGATCAACTGCTGGTTGCGTTGGAAGAAGGGTGCGTTGCTGACGTATTCCATATTCACCAGCGCGCCGCGGATGAACAGTTCACGCGCCTCTTCCGGCGCGATGCGACCGTAGCTGACGGCGCGGCGCGGGATCAGCGTCAGGCCGTACAGCGTGACGCGCTCGCTGGCCACCACTTCGCCGCGGCTCTTTTCCCAGTGCGGTTCGAAGTAGTGGTACTTCACCAGGTGCGGCGCCAGCTTCTCCACCCACTCCGGCTCGATCTTGGCCACGCAGCGGGCGTAGAGGCGGGTGGTTTCCACCAGTTCGGCCGCCACCAGCCACTTGGGCTTGGCCTTTTTCAGGCCGGAGCCGGGGAAGACATGGAAGGCCACGCCGCGCGCGCCCTGGTAGTCGTCGCCTTCCTGGTTCTTCATGCCGATATTGCCGATCAGGCCGGTCACCAGCGCCTTGTGCAGGTTCTCGTAGGCGACGGCGTCCACTTGCTGGCGCTTCTTGGCCGACATCTGCGCGTCCGGCTGTTCGGCGTCGGCATGGGCCTGGTCGCGGGTGATCAGGCCCAGCTCGCTGGCGATCTCGGCCAACTGCGCGTGCAGCTCGCGCCACTCGCGCATCCGCATATACGACAGGAAGTGGTCGTGGCAGGCGTTGACCAGCTGGCGGTTGGATTTCTTGTGCTTGAGCGCGTCGGCGAAGAAGTCCCACAGATGCAGGAAGGACAGGAAGTCCGACTTCTCGTCGTTGAAGCGCGCTTGGGCTTTCTCCGCCGCGTCGCGCGCCTCGAACGGCCGCTCGCGCGGGTCTTGTATGCTCAAGGCCGCTGCGATGATCAGCACCTCGCGCGCGCAGTGGTAGTCGCGGCCGGCCAACAGCAGGCGGCCCACTTTCGGGTCCACCGGGATGCGCGCCAGCTCCTTGCCCACCGGGGTGAGCTCGCCCAGCTCATTGACTGCGCCCAGCTCGGTCAGCACCTGGTAGCCATCGGCCACCAGGCGGCTGGACGGCGCTTCCAGGAAGGGGAATTCGTCCACCTTGCCCAGCCGCAGCGCGGCCATGCGTAGGATGACCGCCGCCAAGTTGGAGCGGACGATTTCCGGATCGGTGAAGGCCGGGCGGGCGTTGAAGTCGTCCTCGGCGTACAGGCGCACGCAGATGCCGGACTCGACGCGGCCGCAACGGCCGGCGCGCTGGCGGGCGGCCGCCTGCGACACCTTCTCCACCTGCAATTGCTCCACCTTGGCGCGCGGGCTGTAGCGGTTGATGCGCGCCAGGCCGGTGTCGATCACGTATTTGATGCCGGGCACCGTCAGCGAGGTTTCCGCCACATTGGTGGCCAGCACGATGCGGCGGCCGCCGGACGGCTTGAAGATCTTCTGCTGGTCCTCGTTGGACAGCCGGGCGAACAGCGGCAGGATCTCGTAGCCGCGGATGCCGGACTTGCGCAGCTTCTCCGCCGTCTCGCGGATTTCGCGCTCGCCGGGCAGGAAGACCAGCATGTCGCCGGGGCCCTGGCGCGACAACTCGTCCGCCGCGTCGACGATGGCGTCCTCCATCTCCATCTCGCGCTCATCCTCATCGCGCTGCTTCAGCGGGCGGTAGCGCACTTCCACCGGGTAGGTGCGGCCGGACACCTCGATCACCGGCGCGCCGTCGAAGTGCTTGGAGAAGCGGTCGGCGTCGATGGTGGCGGAGGTGATGATGATCTTCAGGTCCGGCCGGCGCGGCAGCAGCTGCTTCAGGTAGCCCAGCAGGAAGTCGATGTTCAGGCTGCGCTCGTGCGCCTCGTCGATGATGATGGTGTCGTACGCTTCCAGGTAACGGTCGGTCTGAGTCTCCGCCAGCATGATGCCGTCGGTCATAAGCTTGATCACCGATTTTTCCGACAGCTTGTCGGTGAAGCGCACCTTGAAGCCGACATGCTCGCCCAATTGAGAACCCAGCTCTTGCGCAATCCGCGTCGCCACCGAGCGCGCGGCCAGCCGGCGCGGCTGGGTGTGGCCGATCAGGCCGAACACGCCGCGGCCCAGCTCCAGGCAGATCTTGGGCAGCTGGGTGGTTTTGCCGGAGCCGGTCTCGCCGCAGATGATCACCACCTGGTGCTTGTCTATCGCCGTTTTGATGTCGGCCAGCTTCTGGTTGACCGGCAGCGCGTCGTCGAACTGGGGCTTGGGCAAGTGCGCGCGTCGCGCGTCGGCGCGGCTGCGCGAGCGTTCCACCTGGCCGGCGATGTCAGCCAGCAGCTTGTCGGCGGGCTGGTTCTTCTTCAGCCGGTCGGCGGCGTCGGCGAGCTTGCGGCGCAGGAGGTGGCGGTCGCGGATCAGGCAGGAGGACAGGGCGGATTTCAGGTCGGCGAGGATGGCGGCAGGTGTCATCGGCTAAAGAACGGAGGATTGCGTAAGCCGCGGATTATAACAGAGCGGACCTCAAACGCCGGGGCGCTTATTTCGGCAGCGGGGCGTCCAGCGCCTCCCGCAGCCGCCGCGCCAGCGCGGGCGCCTGCTCGGCCGGCACATTGGCGAAGCCCAGCAGCAGCGCCGGAGGATGGCCGCACTCCAGGCTGAAGGCGGACAGCGGCTGGCCCGCCAATCCGCAGGCGCTCAGGCGCGCCGCCGCCGCGCGGTCGTCTTCGCCGTCGGGCAGCCAGGCGGTCAGTTGCAGGCCGACCGCCTGGCCGTCCAGCCGCAGCCGCGCGCCGCATTCGGCTTGCAAGGCGGCGGCCAGCGCGGCGCGGCGCTGGGCGTAGAGCGCGCGCATCCGCTTGATGTGGCGAGCGAAGTGGCCCTGATCCAGGAAGTCGGCGGTTGTCGCCTGATCCAGGATGGACGGCGCGGGGGAGAGCAAATTGCAGGCTTCGGCGAAACGCGCCGCCACGTCGGGCGGCGCCACCAGATAGCCCAGGCGCAGCCCGGGAAACAGGGTTTTGCTGAAGCTGCCGATGTAGAGCGCCCGGCCGGAGCGGTCCAGGCTGCTGAGCGCGGGAAGCGGCGGGCCGTCGTAGCGGAATTCGCCGTCGTAGTCGTCTTCGACGATCCAGGCCTGCCGCCGCGCGGCCCAGTCCAGCAGTTCCAGCCGGCGCGGCAGCGATAGCGTGACCCCCAGCGGCGAATGGTGGGAGGGCGTGCAGTAGGCCATTCGCGCGTCGGGTTCGCGTCGGATGGCCTCATCCACGCGCAATCCATCCTGATCCACAGGCGCAGGCGCAAGCCTGGCGCCGGCCAGCCGCAGCGCGCCGCTGGCGCGGAAGTAGCCGGGGTCTTCCATCCAGACCGGGTCGCCGGGCCGCAGCAGCACGCGGGCTGCAAGGCCCAGCGCGCTCTGGAAGCCGCTGGTGATGAACACCTGGCTGGCGGTGCAATGGATGCCGCGGAACAAGGCCAGATGGCGGACGATGGCCTCGCGCAGCGGCGGATAGCCGGCCGGGTCCGGGTAGTTCAGCCCCGCCAGAGACAAGGCCCGGGCGCGGCGGCCGGCCAGCCGCGCCCACAGCTTGCGGGGGAAGGCGTCCAGCGCGGGCAGGCCAAGCTGGAAGGGCCTCGGCGGCGCGGGCTCGCTCGAATCCGTCGGGTTTGGCTTCGGAGCCGTTGCCGCGGGCGGCGGCGGGGCGGGGCGGCGCATCTCCAGCAAGGGATGGACCACGGTGCCGGCGGCGGCGCGGCTGAGCAGAAAACCTTCCGCCAGCAATTGGCCGTAGGCCTGGTCGACGGTGCCGCGCGAGATGCCTAGGGCGGCGGCCAGCACCCGCGTGGCCGGCAGGCGGGCACCCGGCGGCAGTTGGCCGGCCAGGATGGCCTCGCGGATGCGCAGATAGAGCTGGCGATGCAGCGGCGACGCGTGGCCGCGCAGCAATTCGAACTGGAAGGTGGCAGGAATCATGGCCTATGGGTTTTGACGGGTTTTGGCACTCACCATTGTGCCATGACGACAGTATCTTGTCGGGAAGCCAACATGCCGACCGACAAGGAATGACAATGAATCATCAAGACGCCGCATCCCGCGCCCGGGCGTTCCGCCGCCTGCATCAAGGCCAGCGGCCGCTGCTGCTGCCCAATGTCTGGGACGCCTTGAGCGCCCGCGTGTTCGAACAGGCCGGCTTTTCCGCCTTGGCCACCAGCAGCGCGGCGGTGGCGTGGTCGCTAGGCTATCGAGACGGCGGCGAACTGCCGCGCGAGGAGTTGCTGGCCGCCGTCGCCCGCATCGCCAGGGTGCTGAAGGCGCCGCTGAGCGTGGACCTCGAAGACGGTTTCGGCGATACGCCGGACAAGGTGGCGGAGACTGTCACGGCAGTGATCCGCGCCGGCGCGGCCGGCATTAATTTGGAGGATGGCCGCTGCGACGCCGCAGGCCGCTTCTCCCTGCGCGGCGCGGACGAGATGCGCGAACGCCTGCAGGCCGCCCGCGCCGCGGCGGACGCGCTGGACGTCCCCATCTTCATCAATGCCCGCAGCGATCTGTTCCTGCATGGCGAAGGCCCGGCTGACGCCCGTTTCGACGAGACGCTGGCGCGGGCGCGGCTGTATCTGGACAGCGGGGCCGACGGCGTCTTCCCCATCGGGCTGTCCGATCCCGCACTGCTGGCGAAGCTGTGCGCGGCGGTGCCGGCGCCGGTGAACGCTGCCGCGATGCCGGGCCTGCCCGGTCTGGCCGAGCTGTCGGCGTTGGGCGTGGCGCGGGTCAGCACCGCCATCGGCCCGGCGCTGGCAGCGATGCAGACGTTGCAGCAAGTCGCGCAAGCGCTGCGCGACGCGGGCGACCTGTCGGTCTTGAGCGCTCCGCTTTCCTATGCCGACGCCCAGGCGCTGTTCGCGCCGCGCGGCTGAGCCGAATCCTTTCAAGAATCTCATTAGGAGCATTGAATATGTCCCGTTTCATCGACTACCCGACGCTCGCGCCGCAAGGCTACCAGGCGCAAATGGCGCTGGAGCGCTACATCCGCGGCAGCGGCCTCGATCACGCGCTGCTGGAACTGGTGAAGACCCGCGTGTCGCAGCTGAACGGCTGCGCCTTCTGCATCGACATGCACACCAAGGACGCGCGCGCCGCCGGCGAAACCGAGCAGCGCTTGTACCTGCTTTCGGCCTGGCGCGAGGCGTCGTGCTACACCGAGCGCGAGCGCGCCGCGCTGGCCTGGGCCGAAGCGCTGACGCGGGTGGCATCGGGTCATCCGGAAGAGGCGCTGCGGACTGAGCTGGCGCGGCATTTCGACGACAAGGAAGCCGTCGATCTGACCTGGGCCATCGTCGCGATCAACGGCTGGAACCGCGTGTCCATCGGCTGCAACACGCCAGCGGGAGGGTATCAGCCGGGCCAATACGCGCTCTGAAGCCCGGCTGGCCGGAGTAAAGAGGCCTGCGCCATCGGCGGCGCAGGCCATTTCCGCGTCAGAACGCGTAGCTCAAGCCCACGCCCGCGCTGAGCCGGAACCGAGTGCCGCCCAGGTCGTGGTCCAGTTTCTGCCGCGCCGCGGCCAGGTCTGCCGCGGCGATGCCGCCGGCCGGATTCAGCGTGGCTTTGCCGCCGAAACGCAGTTGCGCCCCCAGATCGGCGGTGACGCGCCAGCGGGACGCTTCCGGCAGCGTGAAATCCCAGCCCGCGCCCAGATACGCGCCCAATTGCCGGTACTCTACCTTGCCGTTCAACGGACCCGCGGCCGATGCGGCGTAGGTGTTGCCGTTGAGAGTGTAGTTGCCCGCGCCGTCGGCCGAAAACGCCAAGTCGTCCCGGGGCTTGCCGGACAGCAGCAGCCCGCCGGTCAGGCGGAAGCCGCTGCCGCGCGCCGGACGCCAGTCCAGGCTCGCGGCCAGCCCGGGGTTGGCCTGTGATTTCAGCTGGTAGGGCGAGCCATCCAGGCTCTTGTCCTGCCGGTAGCGGAAGGTGTCGGCGATGCCGACGCGCAGGTCCAGAGCGTCGTTCAGCGCGTAGCCGACGCCCAGCTCGGCGCCGGTGCCTATCTTGCCGTAGCCGAAACTGTCCGCGGCGCGGGCGGCGGGAAGATGCAGCGACAGCAGGGCCAAGGCGGCCAGGGCGGAATGCCGTTTCATTTTGTCGTCCTTTCTCGGGTGGATGGCCGTGGGGCCGGATGCCGCATTGTCGGCGGGCCGGGGCGGCGCGCGCATGTGCCGGAAGATAGAGGCCGCGGACATGACTAACGGCACTGTCGGGCCGATCGGCGTGGCGGCATGCTTGGCCGGGTGAAGAAGGGAGGCCCGCATGCAGGATGGCTTGAGATGGGCGGCGCGCCCGCTGGCGCGCGCCGGCTGGGAAATAGGGAGGAATGCCGGCGGCATCGAGCCGGCCTTGTGCTACGCTGTCGGCTGCTGCGCGGTTCTGGCCGCGCTGGTTCCTTTCATGCGCCGGAATGCCGATTCGATGTCCGTCTTGCTCAATGCCGCCGCGCTCCGTCCCGGCCTGTTTCGCCGCGCCCTGCTGCTGGCTTGCTTGTTGATGTTGGCGGCCGGCGCGATCGACCTCGCGCAAGCGCCCGCGCCGCTGTTGAACGCCCAGGCCGATTCCTGGCTATGGCCGGCGCGGCTGGCGCGCGCCTTCTCAGGCAGTCTGACCTTGCCGGACGCGGCGGCGCTGGTGCTCGCGGGGTTGATCGCGCTGTTCATGCTGGCGCTTTGGCGCTGCCTGCGCGACGGGGGGCCGCCGGCGCGCTTGTGGCCGTGGCTGGCGGCGCAGATGCTGATCGCCGCGGCGCTGGAAACGTGGACCGAGCCCGGCCTCGGCTACCTGGTGGCGGCGGAGCTGGCTTTTCTGCTGCCGTGGCGCGCGGCGGCGGCGGGGGCCTTGCTGCAGGCCGCGCTGATCGATGCGGCGCTGCTGCCTTATCTGGCGCGGGTGGGAGACGGCCATCCGGCCTGCAATCTGCCCGGGGCCTTGCCGCCGCCGTTCTGGTCCATGGCGGCGCTGGATTGGCTGCAAGGGCTGGTGTTCCAGGCCTTCGCCTTTTGCGTCGGCTACGGCTGGGCCGAGGCGAGGCGCGGCAGTCGGCGGCAGGAAGCCGCCAACGCCGAGCTGCAGGCCACCCAGCTGTTGCTGACCGAGGCGGTGCGCGGCGCCGAGCGCGCCCGGATCGCCGATGGCCTGAGGCTGCTGGCGGCGGATCAGCTGGCGGGCTTGCAGCTGCAATTGCGCCTGGTCCGGGCGAAGCCGGGAGACGCGGCGGACGGCGACATCGAGGCCGCCAGCGAAGCGGCGCGGCTGCTGGACGAGGAGTTGCGCGCCGCCGGCCGGCCGGAAGCGGCCGGCCCGTTCGACTTGCCCGGCGCGCTGGCCACGCTGTGCCGCGGCATTCCGTCGCCGGCGGTCAGGCTGGACATCGCCGACGGGCTGCTCCTGGACGAGCCGGCGCTGGCCCATGCGGTTTTCCGTTGCGTGCAGGAGGCCTTGAGCAATGCCTTGCGCCATTCCGGCGCGGCGCGCGCCGCAGTGAGGCTGGAGCCGGCGCGCGGCGGCGTAGCGGTCACGGTCAGCGACAACGGCCGCGGGCTGGACGCCGCTGCGGCGGAACGGAGCGGCCATGGCCTGGCCGGCATGCGCGAGCGGGTGGAGGCAAGGGGCGGCACGCTGGACATCCTGTCGCCGCAGGCGGGCGGCTGCTGCCTGCGCGTCTGGCTGCCGCTGGCGGGAGGCGAGCGATGAGAGGGGACGCGCCGCCATCGCCGCTGGCATGGTTTCGAGCGGTCGCGCTGCTGTCCTGCCTGGCGCTGTGGCTGCGGCAAGCGCTGCCGCTGGCATGGCTGGGCCAGGGGGGCCTGTCCCATCTGCGCCAGCGCTTGCTGTTGCTGCTGGGGCCGACGGCGGAGCTGTGGCTGGCGCAGGCGGCCTACGGGCTGGGCTTCGCCGGGTTCGGCTGGATGTTGTGGCGCTGCGCCGCCGCGGGCGGGAAAGCGCCGCTGCCGGCGGCGAGGGCCGCCTTGCTGGCGGGCCAGGTCGCGCTGGCGCTGCTGATCGACGACAAGCTGTTGTACTTGACGGCGGCGGAGCTGGCGCTGCTGCTGCCCTGGCGGGCAGCCTGGACGGCGCTGGGCGCGCAACTGGCCTTGATGGCGCTGGCTTGCGCGTGGCAGGCGCAGCGCCTGGACGGGCGCGAGTTGACCTGCAATGTCAGCGGCTCCGAGGTTCAGGCGCCGACGCTGCAGCGGCAGCGGGGGCAGTTGTGGCTGGACGCGGCGCTGGGGGGCGGCTTTCAGTTGCTGACGTTCGGCGTGGGCTGCCTGGGCGCGGCCGAGCGGCGGCGGCGTGAGCGGCTGGAGGCCACCCACGCCAGCCTGCTGGCCGCGCGGCAATTGCTGGCCGGCGCCGCGGGCAATGGCGAACGCTTGCGCGTGGCGCGCGAGCTGCACGACGGCATGGGGCATCACCTTTCCGCTCTGAATCTGCAACTGGAGCTGATGCTGAGGCGCGGCGCGGGCGAGGCGGCGCCTCCGCTGCGGGAAGCGCGGCAGGCGGCGCGGCAACTGCTGGCCGAGGTGAGGTCCATGGTCGGCGCGGAGCGCAGCGGCCGGGCCGCGCCCTTGCAGGCCGCGCTGCGCCGCCTGTGCGAGGGGAGGCGGATAGCGGCCGACATCGCGCCGCTGGCGGCGTCGGACGAGCTGGCCTGGCGGGTGTTCGCGGCGGCGAGGGACGGATTGGACGCGCTGGGCGATCGCCCGGGCAGGCTGAGCCTGTTCGTCACGGAAGACGGCGGCGCGGCGCTGAGCCTGGGCCGTCTGGATGGAAAGGACGAGGGATGGACCAAGGTATTCCGGGAGGCCGGAGCGTGATCCGCGTCGGCGTGGTGGACGATCAGGCTCTGGTTCGCAGCGGCGTTCGCGGTCTGCTGGAATTGACCAGCGACATCCAGGTGATGCTGGAAGCCGCCGACGGCGCCGAGGCGCTGGAGCGGCTGACGGTGGCTCGGCCCGATGTGCTGTTGCTGGATGTGAGGATGCCCGGCATGTCGGGCATAGATGTGCTGCGCGCGTTGAACGGCAGGGAATGCCTGCCGCCCACCATCCTGTTGACCACCTTCGACGACGACGAGGCGCTGCTGGCCGGCATGCGCGCCGGCGCGCGTGGCTTTCTGTTGAAGGATATCTCGCTGGAGCGGCTGGCGGAGGCGATACGCCGGGTGGCGGCGGGGGAGACGCTGTTTCGTCCGGCGCTGACCGAGCGGGTGCTGGAGGGCGTGCGCGGCGGCGCGGCCGATTTCCCGGCGCTGGACTTGCCGGAGCGGCTGACCGGCAGAGAGCTCGAAGTGCTGGCGCTGATGGCCGGCGGCTTCAACAACCGCGAGATCGCCGACGCGCTGGGGCCGAGCGAGGGCACGATCAAAAATCACGTCTCCAGCATCCTGTCCAAGCTCGGCGTGCGCGACCGGGTGCGCGCGGTGCTGCGCGGGCTGGAGCTCGGTTGCATCTGAGCTCCCGTCCGGTTTCAGGCCCAGTGAGGCTCGCGCCTGTCCGCAGCATCTGTGAGCCGGCTGGAATGCTGCGGCTGGCTGACAGCCTGGTGCAGCTTGTCCATTTGCGCGTCCAGCCGGCGGATGGCTTCGGCGATGTTGCCGGTTTCGCCTGACAGGCTGCGCGTCGCCTCGCCGACGGCGACGATGTCGCCGGCGAACTGGGCGAAGCCCTGATTCTGGCTGGCCTCGGCTTGCGACACTTGCTGCAGCAGGCCGGCCAGTTCGCCGGCGCCGTCTATGATGCCGGACAGCTGGCGCTGAGCTTCCCGGGCATGCTCGCGGCCGGCGCGCATCTGCTGGTTGCCGTCGCGCATCGCCACCAGCGCCTCGTTGGTGCCGTCGACAATTACCCGGATCTTGCCTTCGATGTCCTGGGTGGCGTTCTGGGTGCGTTCGGCCAGTTTTCTCACCTCATCGGCCACCACCGCGAAGCCGCGGCCGGTTTCGCCGGCGCGGGCCGCTTCGATGGCGGCGTTCAGCGCCAGCAGGTTGGTCTGGTCGGCGATGTCGCGGATCATCTGCACGATGCCGCTGACCTCGGCGCTGCGCTGGCCCAGCGCTTCCAGCTTGCCGGCGGCGTGGCCTATCACTTCGCCGGCGCGGCCCAGCTGCGACACCGCCTGGTCCATCGCCTTGCCGCCTTCGCGCGCGGCCTCGCCCGAGTCCTGCGCCAGCTGGGTGGCGGAGGTGGATTGCTCGGCGTTTTGGCTGGTGACCACCGCCATCTGTTGGGCGATCACCACCATGTCGTCTGCTCGGCCGCGCTGGTCGGCCATGGTTTTGGCCATGCTGCCGGTGCTGGAGGCGATCTGGCGGCTGGCGCCGGAGGCGTCGCGGATCGAATGGCTGATTTGCTCCATCATCCGCGCCAGCGCCTCGCCGGCTTGCTCGGCTTCCCGGCGCGCGCCTTCCAGCTTCTCGAAGCTCTTGCTCTTGGCCTTGTCGAAGGCCAGCGCCAAGACCAGCACCACCAGCGACAGGCCGGCCAGCGACTTGGCCTGCAGCTTGGGCAGCTCTTCGCGGGGCAGCGGGCTCTTGGGCAGGGCATCGATGCCGGACAGCCACATCACGACGCCGACGGCGGCCAGCGACATCGCCAGCCAGAACATGCCGGAGCGGCGGGTGGCGATGAATACGGCGGTGAACGGGATGGCGGCGAACCACATCAGGCTGGTGGAAAGGATGCCGCCGTTGACGCACACCATCCAGCACACCATCGCGTACATGCAGCTGGTGATGAATTCGGCGGTGAAGCGCACCGCGCCGCTCAGCTTCAGCAGAAAGGGGCCGAACAGCAGGCCCAGTCCGCCCAGCGCGATGCCCTCGGCCATAGGGTAGTGGCCCAGCATCAGGTATTCGGCGGCGAACAAGGGCGCCATCAGGCCGGCCAGCAGGCCGACCCCTACCACAGTGCGCGCCCGTATCGTTTGTTCCGGGATTTGCCGGACGCCGTCCGGGATGAACCATTCGGTGATGGCCTGTATCGACATGGATTCCCCTCCAAGATTGTTCCGTTTGCTGAGCACGCTGATTTGTAATGGTTTTCTCGAGGCCGCGCGCCGTGCAGAACTTTAAAACAAATGTTTGATTGGAGGCAATATGCCGATGGGGTTGAGGCTAGCCGGCAACCAGCAGCGGCACGCCGCTGGCTGCCAAATGGGCGCGCCTGGCGGGATCAGCGTCCGGCTCCACGATCAGGGTGCCGATGTCGGACAGCGGCGCGACGATGAAGGGAGACGCGGTTTCCAGCTTTTCATTGGTGACCGCCAGCACGGTATGGCCGCATTGCTCCACCAGCTGGCGCTTGAACGAGGCTTCATCGGCCAGCACCGTGCCCACGCCCAGTTCACAGTCCACCGAGCAGGTGCCGAGAAAACAGATGTCCGGCCGCATGGTGTCCAGCATCCGGGTGGCGACGGTGCCCAGCGCGTCGCCGCTCTGGTGGTTGAGGCTGCCGCCCAGCACCAGCACTGACAGCTGCTTCTGGCCGAACAGCGCGGCGGCGATGGGGATGGAATTGGTGGCCACCGTCAGCGCCAGTTGTTCCGGCAAGGCGCGCGCGATTTCCAGATTGGTGGTGCCGCCGTCCAGGAACACGAATTGGCCGGGCCTGAGCAAGCGCACCGCGGCGGCGGCCAGCCTGGCCTTGCGCTCGGTGTTTTCGTGGCGGCGCTGCTGAAAGCCGTGGCGGTTGGGCGTCAGCGCGATGGCGCCGCCGTAGACGCGCTGGCAGGCGCCGTCCGCGGCCAGCTCGCGCAGGTCGCGGCGTATCGAGTCCTCGGATACGCCCAGGGTGGCGGCCAGCTCGCCGGCATAGACCCGGCCGTGCAGCCGCAGTTGCTGGCGTATGTATTGATGCCGGTCGGAGGGCTGGCTGGCGCCGCTGCGTTCTTTGCTCATGATGCGGATGGGAAAATAGTGTGCCGGAAGTCTTGCACGATCTGGCGCGTCAGGTCAAAAATCAGGCATGTTTTTCACTTATTCTTGCATGATTGTTTGCCTGTTTGTGCATGATCGTGCAAAATCAGGATAATGCACACATGGAGGTTCTGCTATGCGATTCATCGTTTCCGATCTGGACGGCACCTTGCTGGACAAGAACGCGCAATTGGCCGGCGAGACGCGCGAGGCGTTGCGGGAAGCGCTGCGCCGCGGCATGGGCATCGCCATCGCCACCGGTCGGCATGAGCGCCAGGTGCGGAAACTATGGCCGGAAGACCTGCCGCCGGTGCCGGTGATCAGCGCCAACGGGGCTCGCATCCACCTGGCGGATGGTTCGCTGCTGCATCAAAGCCGGCTGGCGCAGCCGCTGCTGGCCAGGCTGCTGCGGCCGGAACTGATCCGGGAAACCGAGCTGGGCGTCTACCGCGACGACTGCATCATGGCCTACCACAGCAAGCGCGAGTTCAGCCATTACACCGGCGAGGTCACGGAAATCGAGGATCTGGCGGGTTTTCAGGCCGACGACGTGTCCAAGGTGATCTTCTGCGGCACGCCGGAGCAACTGAAGGAAGTGGAGGCGGACATCGCGCGCGAGCTGGGCGACGAGGTGTCCATGACCTATTCCCACATCTGCTATCTGGAAGTGATGGCGCCGGGCGTGCACAAGGGCAGCGCGCTAGCCTTGCTGCTGGCGCATCTGGGCGTCGAGGCGCGGGAGTGCGCGGCCTTCGGCGACAATCTGAACGATGCCGAGATGCTGGCCTTGGCCGGCCTGCCGCACGTGATGGCCAACGCGCATCCGGAATTGAAGCGCCGCCTGCCGGACGCGCCGGTGATAGGTGATCATGACCAGGCAGGGGTGGCGAGGCAGCTGGCGCGGCTGCTGCAACGGGAAAACAGTTTGGCTTGATTGGACGCAAGCCATGAAAAACGGCCCGGAAGGGCCGTTTTTCATGGGGCGTGACGCCGCTTACCTGGCGGGAGTCTGCTCCGCCTGCAAGGCGGTCAGGGCGATGGTGTAGACGATGTCGTCCACCAGCGCGCCGCGCGACAGATCGTTGACCGGCTTGCGCAGGCCTTGCAGCATCGGGCCAACCGACACCACGTTGGCGGAGCGCTGCACCGCCTTGTAGGTGGTGTTGCCGGTGTTCAGGTCCGGGAACACGAACACGGTGGCGCGGCCGGCGACCTGGCTGTCCGGGGCCTTCTGGCGGCCGACGGATTCCACCGAGGCGGCGTCGTACTGCATCGGGCCGTCGATCAGCAGGTCCGGGCGCTTTTCCTGGGCGATGCGGGTGGCTTCGCGCACCTTCTCCACGTCGCTGCCGCTGCCGGAAGATCCGGTGGAGTAGGAAATCATCGCCACGCGCGGGGTGATGCCGAAGGCGACGGCGGAGTCGGCGGACTGGATGGCGATGTCGGCCAGCTGTTCCGCGGTCGGGTCAGGATTCACCGCGCAGTCGCCGTACACGTACACCTGTTCCGGCATCAGCATGAAGAACACCGAGGACACGATGCTGGAGCCCGGCGCGGTCTTGATCAGCTGCAGCGCCGGACGGATGGTGTTGGCGGTGGTGTGCACGGCGCCGGAAACCAGGCCGTCCACTTCGTTCATCGCCAGCATCATGGTGCCCAGCACCACGGTGTCTTCCAGCTGCGCCAGCGCCATCGGTTCGTTCAGGCCCTTGCCCTTGCGCAGCTCGACCATCGGCGCCACGTATTGGCCGCGGATTTCGTTCGGATCCAGAATCTCGACCGATTCCGGCAGCGTCACGCCTTGGGCTTCGGCCACTTGCAGGATTTCGGCGCGGTTGCCCAGCAGCACGCAGCGGGCGATGCCTTTT
This genomic window from Chromobacterium phragmitis contains:
- a CDS encoding isocitrate lyase/PEP mutase family protein, whose protein sequence is MNHQDAASRARAFRRLHQGQRPLLLPNVWDALSARVFEQAGFSALATSSAAVAWSLGYRDGGELPREELLAAVARIARVLKAPLSVDLEDGFGDTPDKVAETVTAVIRAGAAGINLEDGRCDAAGRFSLRGADEMRERLQAARAAADALDVPIFINARSDLFLHGEGPADARFDETLARARLYLDSGADGVFPIGLSDPALLAKLCAAVPAPVNAAAMPGLPGLAELSALGVARVSTAIGPALAAMQTLQQVAQALRDAGDLSVLSAPLSYADAQALFAPRG
- a CDS encoding carboxymuconolactone decarboxylase family protein — protein: MSRFIDYPTLAPQGYQAQMALERYIRGSGLDHALLELVKTRVSQLNGCAFCIDMHTKDARAAGETEQRLYLLSAWREASCYTERERAALAWAEALTRVASGHPEEALRTELARHFDDKEAVDLTWAIVAINGWNRVSIGCNTPAGGYQPGQYAL
- a CDS encoding sensor histidine kinase; its protein translation is MQDGLRWAARPLARAGWEIGRNAGGIEPALCYAVGCCAVLAALVPFMRRNADSMSVLLNAAALRPGLFRRALLLACLLMLAAGAIDLAQAPAPLLNAQADSWLWPARLARAFSGSLTLPDAAALVLAGLIALFMLALWRCLRDGGPPARLWPWLAAQMLIAAALETWTEPGLGYLVAAELAFLLPWRAAAAGALLQAALIDAALLPYLARVGDGHPACNLPGALPPPFWSMAALDWLQGLVFQAFAFCVGYGWAEARRGSRRQEAANAELQATQLLLTEAVRGAERARIADGLRLLAADQLAGLQLQLRLVRAKPGDAADGDIEAASEAARLLDEELRAAGRPEAAGPFDLPGALATLCRGIPSPAVRLDIADGLLLDEPALAHAVFRCVQEALSNALRHSGAARAAVRLEPARGGVAVTVSDNGRGLDAAAAERSGHGLAGMRERVEARGGTLDILSPQAGGCCLRVWLPLAGGER
- a CDS encoding histidine kinase dimerization/phosphoacceptor domain-containing protein, with protein sequence MRGDAPPSPLAWFRAVALLSCLALWLRQALPLAWLGQGGLSHLRQRLLLLLGPTAELWLAQAAYGLGFAGFGWMLWRCAAAGGKAPLPAARAALLAGQVALALLIDDKLLYLTAAELALLLPWRAAWTALGAQLALMALACAWQAQRLDGRELTCNVSGSEVQAPTLQRQRGQLWLDAALGGGFQLLTFGVGCLGAAERRRRERLEATHASLLAARQLLAGAAGNGERLRVARELHDGMGHHLSALNLQLELMLRRGAGEAAPPLREARQAARQLLAEVRSMVGAERSGRAAPLQAALRRLCEGRRIAADIAPLAASDELAWRVFAAARDGLDALGDRPGRLSLFVTEDGGAALSLGRLDGKDEGWTKVFREAGA
- a CDS encoding response regulator; this encodes MDQGIPGGRSVIRVGVVDDQALVRSGVRGLLELTSDIQVMLEAADGAEALERLTVARPDVLLLDVRMPGMSGIDVLRALNGRECLPPTILLTTFDDDEALLAGMRAGARGFLLKDISLERLAEAIRRVAAGETLFRPALTERVLEGVRGGAADFPALDLPERLTGRELEVLALMAGGFNNREIADALGPSEGTIKNHVSSILSKLGVRDRVRAVLRGLELGCI